From one Bordetella genomosp. 9 genomic stretch:
- a CDS encoding carbamoyltransferase family protein, whose translation MYTLGINAAFHDCSATLVRDGEVLAAAEEERYTRIKHGKRPVPFTAWQLPYHAIDYCLAHAGITLSDVDHVAYSFDPSLLAGGRSLPETITLPLEPSRQARGADGPSPWDPLFLSYVVNAPRQLIGGAPHHLRQRFEGLTLDQLLGRWQYVEHHLSHEASAFLAAPCEECAVLTMDGRGERATTSFGHFTKGRYRRLRQIDLPHSLGLLYEDVTDYLGFLRSSDEYKVMALASYGKPDYVDLFRKIVRLDKEGGYTIEPINLVSQFGPARKRGTPFDQRHMDIARSLQQVLEETALHMATWLQAQTGAQHLSMAGGVALNCVMNARIAADGPFKSVWVQPAAGDAGTSLGAALWVDYERREAPGRRWAMQHAYLGPEYGDEEIERLLDRSHLAYRRLDDVAEQAAELLAQEKILGWFQGRMEFGPRALGARSILASPRDSAMQARLNGLKDREDFRPVAPVVMEERAHAWFDARGNPGICAPFMLFVYDVLPHRERQIPAVKHIDGTARVQTVRRDQHALYYDLLAAFERRTGVPVLVNTSFNTRGLPVVCTPRDALESFWTSPLDALVIGSYLVEKPL comes from the coding sequence ATGTACACATTGGGCATCAACGCCGCCTTTCACGACTGTTCCGCCACGCTCGTACGCGACGGCGAGGTGCTGGCGGCCGCGGAGGAAGAACGCTACACCCGCATCAAACACGGCAAGCGGCCCGTGCCTTTCACCGCCTGGCAACTGCCCTATCACGCCATCGACTACTGCCTGGCCCATGCGGGAATCACGCTGTCCGACGTGGATCACGTCGCCTATTCCTTCGACCCGTCGCTGCTGGCCGGCGGCCGTTCCCTGCCCGAGACCATCACGCTGCCGCTGGAGCCCTCGCGGCAGGCGCGTGGAGCGGACGGACCATCCCCGTGGGACCCGTTGTTCCTGTCCTATGTCGTGAACGCCCCGCGGCAACTGATAGGCGGCGCGCCGCATCACCTGCGCCAGCGCTTCGAAGGGCTGACGCTGGACCAGTTGCTCGGCCGCTGGCAGTACGTCGAGCATCATCTGTCGCATGAGGCCAGCGCCTTTCTGGCGGCGCCTTGTGAAGAATGCGCGGTGCTGACCATGGACGGCCGCGGCGAACGCGCCACTACCAGCTTCGGCCACTTCACGAAGGGCCGCTACCGGCGTCTCAGGCAGATCGACCTGCCGCACTCGCTGGGCCTGCTCTACGAGGACGTCACCGACTACCTGGGCTTTCTGCGATCTTCCGACGAATACAAGGTGATGGCGCTGGCTTCCTACGGCAAGCCCGACTATGTGGACCTGTTCCGCAAGATCGTCCGCCTGGACAAGGAAGGCGGCTACACCATCGAGCCGATCAACCTGGTCAGCCAGTTCGGCCCGGCGCGCAAGCGCGGAACGCCATTCGATCAACGCCATATGGATATCGCGCGCTCGCTGCAGCAGGTGCTGGAAGAAACCGCCCTGCATATGGCGACGTGGCTGCAGGCGCAAACCGGCGCGCAACACCTGAGCATGGCCGGCGGCGTGGCATTGAACTGCGTGATGAACGCGCGCATCGCGGCGGACGGCCCGTTCAAGTCGGTATGGGTCCAACCTGCCGCGGGCGACGCCGGCACATCGCTGGGGGCCGCGCTATGGGTGGACTACGAGCGCCGCGAGGCGCCGGGACGGCGCTGGGCCATGCAGCATGCCTACCTGGGCCCCGAGTATGGAGACGAAGAGATCGAGCGCCTGCTGGATCGCTCGCACCTGGCATACCGCCGGCTGGACGATGTGGCGGAGCAGGCGGCGGAACTGCTGGCGCAGGAAAAGATTCTGGGCTGGTTCCAGGGCCGTATGGAGTTCGGTCCGCGCGCGCTGGGCGCGCGCTCCATCCTGGCTTCGCCGCGCGACAGCGCCATGCAGGCCAGGCTGAACGGCTTGAAGGATCGCGAGGATTTCCGGCCGGTCGCGCCGGTCGTCATGGAAGAACGCGCCCATGCATGGTTCGATGCGCGCGGCAACCCGGGCATCTGCGCGCCGTTCATGCTGTTCGTCTATGACGTGCTGCCGCATCGCGAACGGCAGATACCGGCGGTCAAGCACATCGACGGCACCGCCCGCGTGCAGACGGTGCGGCGTGACCAGCACGCGCTGTACTACGACCTGCTGGCCGCCTTCGAACGCCGCACCGGCGTGCCCGTGCTGGTGAACACGTCGTTCAATACGCGGGGCCTGCCGGTGGTCTGCACCCCGCGCGACGCGCTGGAATCGTTCTGGACGTCGCCGCTGGACGCCCTGGTCATCGGCAGCTATCTCGTGGAGAAGCCGCTTTGA
- a CDS encoding glycosyltransferase family 2 protein, whose amino-acid sequence MNAESRPRISVVVPTYRRPDLLERCLGALLRQTLKPNDYEIIVCDDGPSDAAYQVVCKMTPVAGGPTLRYVPVTSTQGPAGARNAGWRRARAALIAFTDDDTVPDPAWLAAGLAAFAPGVDALSGRIVMPLPPHPTDYELDASRLQDAEFATANVFLRRDALARVGGFDPRFELAWREDSDLHFSLMEHGLRVERAPHAIVVHPIRPGAFGAGIGMQRKIVFDTLLYKKHPRLYREHIRPHPPWFYLAVTAMLILTVAALAAGWYAAGSAALVAWLALTAWFSLRRLRGTRRTPDHIAEIVMTSAAIPPVSIFWRLVGSLRYKAGFP is encoded by the coding sequence ATGAATGCAGAATCCCGACCGCGGATTTCGGTGGTGGTTCCGACCTACCGCCGCCCCGATCTGCTCGAACGCTGCCTGGGCGCCCTGCTGCGCCAGACGCTGAAACCGAACGATTACGAGATCATCGTCTGCGACGACGGCCCCAGCGACGCCGCCTACCAGGTGGTATGCAAGATGACGCCCGTAGCCGGCGGTCCGACGCTGCGCTATGTCCCGGTCACGAGTACGCAGGGGCCGGCGGGGGCTCGCAACGCCGGGTGGCGCCGCGCGCGGGCGGCGCTGATCGCATTCACCGACGATGATACGGTGCCCGACCCGGCCTGGCTGGCCGCCGGGCTGGCCGCGTTCGCGCCCGGCGTGGACGCGCTCTCTGGCCGCATCGTCATGCCGCTGCCGCCCCATCCCACCGACTACGAACTCGACGCCAGCCGCCTGCAGGACGCCGAGTTCGCGACGGCCAATGTCTTTCTGCGGCGCGATGCCCTGGCGCGCGTGGGCGGCTTCGATCCGCGCTTCGAGCTGGCGTGGCGGGAAGATTCCGATCTGCATTTTTCGCTGATGGAACACGGCCTGCGCGTCGAACGCGCGCCGCACGCCATCGTGGTGCACCCTATCCGTCCCGGCGCATTCGGCGCGGGCATAGGCATGCAGCGCAAGATCGTGTTCGACACGCTGCTCTACAAGAAGCATCCGCGCCTGTACCGCGAGCATATCCGGCCGCATCCGCCGTGGTTCTATCTGGCGGTGACGGCCATGCTGATACTGACCGTCGCCGCGCTGGCCGCGGGCTGGTACGCGGCGGGCTCGGCCGCGCTGGTGGCCTGGCTTGCGCTGACCGCATGGTTCAGCCTGCGCCGCCTGCGCGGCACGCGGCGCACGCCGGACCACATCGCGGAGATCGTCATGACGTCCGCGGCGATCCCGCCGGTATCCATCTTCTGGCGCCTCGTCGGATCGCTGCGCTACAAGGCGGGCTTTCCATGA
- a CDS encoding glycosyltransferase family 9 protein, which produces MTEDLWHPRPRRIAIFRALQLGDMLCAIPALRALRQHCPDAHVTLVGLENAGPFVQRFQRYLDELLPFPGIPEFPEQAARPEALPAFYRQARARGFDLALQMHGSGTMSQPIVGALGARTHAGFVPHGGMARPGRLMAWPDGLPEPLRYTALMRHLGVPVHGNALEMPLTAEDHAEAGRIIAEADFDPATTVLIHPGARLRSRRWPAARYGALAARLAGQGWRIAVTGSADERALAAEVLAAVGPGAIDLTARTSLGAMAALLARVPLLVCNDTGVSHVAAAVGTPSVIVACGSDTRRWAPLDRMRHTVLADHPPCRPCAYETCPIGHVCALNVSVDAVMRAVEAKLSLPEGRTSHAA; this is translated from the coding sequence ATGACGGAGGATCTCTGGCACCCGCGTCCGCGCCGCATCGCGATCTTCCGCGCCTTGCAGCTGGGCGATATGTTGTGCGCCATTCCGGCTCTGCGCGCCTTGCGGCAACACTGTCCGGACGCCCACGTCACGCTGGTCGGACTGGAAAATGCCGGGCCATTCGTGCAACGCTTCCAGCGCTACCTGGACGAGCTGCTGCCCTTCCCCGGTATTCCGGAATTTCCGGAGCAGGCTGCCCGGCCGGAGGCCCTGCCGGCCTTTTATCGCCAGGCGCGGGCGCGCGGGTTCGACCTGGCGCTGCAGATGCACGGCAGCGGCACGATGTCGCAGCCCATCGTCGGCGCGCTGGGCGCGCGGACCCATGCCGGCTTCGTACCGCATGGCGGCATGGCGCGCCCGGGCCGGCTCATGGCCTGGCCGGACGGCCTGCCCGAACCGCTGCGCTATACGGCGCTGATGCGGCACCTGGGCGTCCCCGTGCACGGCAATGCGCTGGAAATGCCCTTGACCGCGGAAGACCATGCCGAGGCCGGCCGCATCATTGCGGAGGCCGATTTCGACCCGGCGACGACCGTCCTGATCCATCCTGGCGCGCGCCTGCGATCGCGCCGCTGGCCGGCGGCACGCTACGGCGCCCTCGCCGCGCGGCTGGCGGGCCAGGGATGGCGAATCGCCGTGACGGGCAGCGCCGATGAGCGCGCGCTGGCAGCGGAAGTCCTGGCCGCCGTCGGGCCCGGCGCCATCGACCTGACGGCCCGCACGTCGCTGGGCGCGATGGCGGCCCTGCTGGCGCGCGTGCCGCTGCTGGTGTGCAACGACACCGGCGTATCGCACGTCGCGGCGGCGGTGGGCACGCCCAGCGTCATCGTGGCCTGCGGCAGCGATACGCGGCGGTGGGCGCCGCTGGACAGGATGCGCCACACCGTCCTGGCCGACCATCCGCCATGCCGCCCCTGCGCCTACGAGACCTGCCCCATCGGCCACGTCTGCGCCTTGAACGTCTCCGTCGACGCCGTCATGCGCGCCGTGGAAGCGAAGCTCAGCCTGCCGGAAGGAAGGACCAGCCATGCCGCATAG
- a CDS encoding glycosyltransferase, protein MPHSPTSPRPLRILTWHVHANYLYALTRVPHEFVVPVRAGNPPGYGALGTRIPWGGRVREIDADAIRDARFDCVVYQSRATYEERERLLSPRQLSLPCAYIEHDPPMPHPTDTAHGFRHERGILVHVTHYNHAAWDNGAVRTAVIEHGVPAPRIDPRSTRLARGITVVNHLRRRGRRMGADLFEQARAQVPLDLIGMDAQAMGGLGEIPNMEVGAFVSRYRFFYSPIRYTSLGLALIEAMMAGLPVVGFAATELARVIVNGRNGYIDTDADRLVDVMKALIDEPRLAADWGAEARNTALERYGMDRFVADWTALFARLIGDTQ, encoded by the coding sequence ATGCCGCATAGCCCGACCTCGCCGCGCCCGCTGCGTATCCTGACATGGCACGTGCACGCCAACTACCTGTACGCGCTGACGCGCGTGCCGCATGAATTCGTCGTGCCCGTCCGTGCGGGCAATCCGCCCGGCTACGGCGCGCTGGGCACTCGGATTCCCTGGGGCGGGCGCGTGCGGGAGATCGACGCCGATGCGATACGCGATGCGCGCTTCGATTGCGTGGTTTACCAATCCCGCGCCACCTACGAGGAACGCGAGCGGCTGTTGTCGCCCAGGCAGCTCTCCCTGCCCTGCGCCTATATCGAGCACGATCCGCCCATGCCGCACCCCACCGATACGGCGCACGGGTTCCGGCATGAGCGCGGCATCCTGGTCCATGTCACCCACTACAACCACGCGGCCTGGGACAACGGCGCGGTGCGCACGGCGGTCATCGAGCATGGTGTGCCGGCCCCGCGCATCGATCCGCGGTCCACCCGCCTGGCACGCGGCATCACCGTCGTCAACCACCTGCGCCGGCGCGGGCGCCGCATGGGCGCGGACCTGTTCGAACAGGCGCGCGCCCAAGTGCCGCTGGACCTGATCGGCATGGATGCGCAAGCCATGGGCGGGCTGGGCGAGATCCCCAACATGGAGGTCGGCGCCTTCGTATCGCGCTATCGCTTCTTCTACAGCCCCATCCGCTATACCAGCCTGGGCCTGGCCCTGATCGAGGCCATGATGGCCGGCTTGCCTGTCGTGGGTTTCGCCGCCACCGAACTCGCGCGGGTCATCGTCAACGGCCGCAACGGCTATATCGACACCGACGCGGACCGCCTCGTCGACGTCATGAAGGCCCTGATAGACGAACCGCGCCTGGCCGCCGACTGGGGTGCGGAAGCAAGAAACACGGCATTGGAGCGCTACGGCATGGACCGGTTCGTAGCGGATTGGACTGCCTTGTTCGCCAGGCTGATCGGAGATACGCAATGA
- a CDS encoding UDP-glucuronic acid decarboxylase family protein, whose product MIQARTRPLRVLVSGGAGFIGSHLCARLLDKGHTVICLDNFYTGQVQHVDPLRGNPRFALVTHDVVEPYEAQVDRIYNLACPASPIHYQNQPVHTLRTCVLGAMNMLELARATGARILQASTSEVYGDPQVHPQRESYWGHVNPIGMRSCYDEGKRCAETLFHDYARVYGVRVKIARIFNTYGPSMAPNDGRIVSNFILQALQGHPITIYGDGSQTRAFCYVDDMVDALERLMESPDDVTGPINLGNPQELTVLDIAQRIQRLAGTRVPLDFQPLPPDDPTQRCPDIGLAARELGWAPRVPVDEGLRRTIRYFSQFVNADIVRTPARADASL is encoded by the coding sequence ATGATCCAGGCTCGTACTCGTCCTTTGCGCGTGCTCGTGTCCGGCGGCGCCGGCTTCATCGGCTCGCATCTTTGCGCGCGGCTGCTCGACAAGGGACATACCGTCATCTGCCTGGACAATTTCTATACCGGCCAGGTGCAGCACGTCGACCCCTTGCGCGGCAATCCGCGCTTCGCGCTGGTGACCCACGACGTTGTCGAGCCCTACGAGGCACAGGTCGACCGCATCTACAACCTCGCGTGTCCCGCCTCGCCCATCCACTACCAGAACCAGCCGGTGCACACGCTGCGAACCTGCGTGCTGGGCGCGATGAACATGCTGGAGCTGGCCCGCGCGACGGGAGCGCGCATCCTGCAGGCATCGACCAGCGAGGTCTACGGCGACCCGCAGGTGCATCCGCAACGCGAAAGCTACTGGGGCCACGTCAATCCCATCGGCATGCGTTCCTGCTACGACGAAGGCAAGCGGTGTGCGGAAACCCTGTTCCACGACTATGCGCGCGTCTACGGCGTCAGGGTCAAGATCGCCCGGATCTTCAACACCTACGGTCCGAGCATGGCGCCCAACGACGGCCGCATCGTTTCCAATTTCATCCTGCAGGCGCTGCAAGGGCATCCCATCACGATCTATGGCGACGGCAGCCAGACCCGCGCCTTCTGCTACGTGGACGATATGGTGGACGCGCTGGAGCGCCTGATGGAAAGTCCGGACGACGTGACCGGGCCCATCAACCTGGGCAATCCGCAGGAGCTGACGGTTCTGGATATCGCGCAGCGCATCCAGCGCCTGGCGGGCACCCGCGTGCCGCTGGACTTCCAGCCGCTGCCGCCGGACGACCCCACCCAGCGATGCCCCGACATCGGCCTGGCCGCCCGCGAGCTGGGGTGGGCCCCGCGGGTGCCGGTGGACGAAGGCCTGCGGCGCACGATCCGCTATTTCAGCCAGTTCGTGAACGCCGATATCGTACGGACGCCAGCGCGAGCCGACGCGTCGCTATAG
- a CDS encoding PIG-L family deacetylase, whose amino-acid sequence MRLIDDPGAIAAISPHLDDAVAGCGALLAGAPGSTVITVFAGVPDATTPLTDWDRRCGFGDGAAAMKRRLAEDDKALHLLKAHPVRLPFLDDQYMRAMTRATAKAGKVAHALDAALDEAGARTVLFPLGLFHSDHTLVSDAVLGLFATRPQRRWVAYEDALYRTKPGLLHARLVQFHTRGISLTPVAFANTNAHRKATAMSAYGSQMPELGITRHEGDTMDPERYWLLSEAIKQAPESADGPVGAGDAGGQPDPRHPATPPRRQ is encoded by the coding sequence GTGCGACTCATCGATGATCCTGGCGCGATCGCGGCAATCTCGCCGCACCTGGACGACGCGGTAGCCGGCTGCGGCGCGCTGCTGGCGGGCGCGCCGGGCAGCACCGTCATCACCGTGTTCGCCGGCGTGCCGGACGCCACGACGCCGCTGACGGACTGGGACCGCCGCTGCGGCTTCGGCGACGGCGCGGCCGCCATGAAGCGGCGCCTGGCGGAGGACGACAAGGCGCTGCATCTGCTCAAGGCCCATCCGGTGCGTCTGCCCTTCCTGGACGACCAGTACATGCGGGCCATGACGCGTGCGACCGCCAAAGCCGGGAAAGTGGCGCACGCGCTGGACGCCGCGCTGGATGAGGCTGGCGCGCGCACGGTGCTGTTTCCCCTGGGCCTGTTCCATTCCGATCACACGCTGGTGTCGGATGCCGTGCTGGGCCTGTTCGCCACCCGGCCGCAGCGGCGCTGGGTGGCCTACGAGGACGCGCTGTACCGCACCAAGCCCGGGCTGCTTCATGCCAGGCTGGTGCAGTTCCATACGCGCGGTATCAGCCTCACGCCGGTGGCCTTCGCCAATACGAACGCGCACCGCAAGGCGACGGCGATGTCGGCCTACGGCAGCCAGATGCCGGAACTGGGTATCACCCGTCACGAAGGCGACACCATGGACCCGGAGCGGTATTGGCTGCTGAGCGAAGCCATCAAGCAAGCGCCCGAGTCCGCGGACGGTCCCGTCGGCGCCGGGGACGCTGGCGGACAGCCTGACCCACGCCACCCGGCGACGCCGCCACGACGGCAATGA
- a CDS encoding glycosyltransferase family 2 protein — MSIVVLTFQRREELLGNLERLLRRHPGVPVIVVDNGSPDGTADAVAAAHPRVTLVRAPRNLGAAGRNLGVAVAATPYIAFCDDDTCWEHGALAEAGRLLDGAPHAGVISAAVRVGPGGRLDATCQAMSRSPLGRGPMGTMRLLGFMAGACVMRRQAYLQAGGYEARYFIGGEEALMALDLAALGWDMLYAGQVATWHHPSPHRDRPARRRLLGRNNLWTAWLRLPARAACAETWTVLRECRQHGDALRVLAAALAGAPWILRQRRCIPAAVERLRQQLANQATAEDAVLIHGAQILPSVRARDGHEACAMQVQSGGEFQETPMTMHRDTERQGDEKAHSDHSGDAQDHAVLRPDTGPRSDPPNRSLQNRPLDPNSSAEKTFPPGVDAADILDPGRQTPGAPPVDNRSGQKS, encoded by the coding sequence TTGTCCATCGTCGTGCTGACCTTCCAGCGTCGCGAGGAACTGCTCGGCAACCTGGAGCGGCTGCTCCGCCGCCACCCCGGCGTCCCCGTGATCGTGGTGGACAATGGTTCGCCCGACGGGACGGCGGACGCCGTCGCCGCGGCCCACCCCCGCGTGACGCTGGTGCGGGCACCGCGCAATCTCGGCGCCGCCGGCCGCAATCTCGGCGTGGCGGTCGCCGCCACCCCCTATATCGCCTTCTGCGATGACGACACCTGCTGGGAGCACGGCGCGCTGGCCGAGGCCGGGCGGCTGCTGGACGGCGCGCCGCATGCCGGCGTCATCAGTGCCGCCGTGCGCGTCGGACCCGGCGGCCGACTGGACGCCACCTGCCAGGCCATGTCCCGCAGCCCGCTGGGCCGGGGCCCCATGGGCACCATGCGCTTGCTGGGCTTCATGGCCGGCGCGTGCGTCATGCGCCGCCAGGCCTACCTGCAGGCCGGCGGCTACGAAGCCCGCTATTTCATCGGCGGCGAAGAAGCGCTGATGGCCCTGGACCTGGCCGCCTTGGGCTGGGACATGCTCTACGCGGGGCAGGTCGCGACCTGGCATCACCCCTCTCCCCATCGGGACCGTCCCGCCAGAAGGCGGCTGCTCGGCCGCAACAACCTGTGGACGGCCTGGTTGCGGCTGCCCGCGCGCGCGGCCTGCGCCGAGACTTGGACGGTGCTGCGGGAGTGCCGCCAGCACGGCGATGCGCTGCGCGTGCTGGCCGCCGCGCTGGCGGGCGCGCCATGGATCCTGCGCCAGCGCCGGTGCATACCCGCAGCCGTCGAGCGCCTGCGCCAGCAGCTGGCCAACCAGGCGACCGCTGAGGACGCCGTACTCATCCACGGTGCGCAAATCTTGCCAAGCGTGCGCGCACGGGACGGGCACGAGGCATGCGCCATGCAAGTGCAATCAGGCGGCGAATTCCAGGAGACTCCCATGACGATGCACCGCGACACAGAGAGACAGGGCGACGAAAAAGCCCATAGCGACCACAGTGGCGACGCACAAGATCACGCAGTTTTACGTCCCGATACAGGGCCGCGGTCCGATCCGCCCAACCGGTCGCTGCAGAACCGGCCGCTCGATCCTAACTCCTCGGCAGAAAAGACTTTTCCTCCCGGCGTGGACGCCGCCGACATCCTCGATCCCGGCCGCCAGACCCCCGGCGCACCTCCCGTGGACAACCGATCCGGGCAAAAAAGCTAG
- a CDS encoding hemerythrin domain-containing protein: MNKAEIPLAQRDALTLMLDDHATIKKLFKDFGKTDDPEIRESIAHEACMTLTVLAQIEEELFYPFVRAQNPAAFGRLLDKAVVEHGVARNLVAQIQGMTSEDPLFHARVSVLGDYISHHIEEEEGELFPKLVVLNVDLRAIAKKMQQRKEEIATVAHIA, translated from the coding sequence ATGAATAAGGCGGAAATCCCTCTCGCACAACGCGACGCCCTGACCCTGATGCTGGACGATCACGCCACGATCAAAAAGCTTTTCAAGGATTTCGGGAAAACGGATGACCCGGAAATCCGCGAGTCGATTGCCCACGAGGCCTGCATGACCCTGACGGTCCTGGCCCAGATCGAAGAAGAATTGTTCTATCCCTTCGTTCGCGCGCAGAATCCCGCCGCCTTCGGCCGCCTGCTGGACAAGGCCGTGGTCGAACATGGCGTGGCGCGCAATCTGGTGGCCCAGATCCAGGGCATGACCAGCGAAGACCCCTTGTTCCATGCCCGCGTCTCGGTGCTGGGCGACTACATCAGCCACCACATCGAAGAAGAGGAAGGCGAACTCTTCCCCAAGCTGGTCGTGCTGAACGTGGATTTGCGCGCCATCGCCAAGAAGATGCAGCAGCGCAAGGAAGAAATCGCCACGGTGGCCCATATCGCGTGA
- a CDS encoding DUF4142 domain-containing protein, whose translation MLLVTGTCLAQAQEVDRADAAFMEQAAQAGSFEIAASQLAQRKAEHDDVKRYARTMLDEHGDMASQLKALAAARKFALPGAISSDQARVMDALQAKNGTDFDLAYADDVAIAAHQAAVALFVDAAERGKDPEVKAYAQQMLPTLKAHLDAGLALRKSLAASGKASPEENSPAARSGVPGAVSPASREAPPSLLPGDKGAPKP comes from the coding sequence ATGTTGTTGGTGACGGGAACTTGCCTGGCTCAGGCCCAGGAGGTCGATCGCGCCGATGCGGCATTCATGGAGCAGGCGGCGCAGGCCGGCAGCTTCGAGATCGCCGCCAGCCAGCTGGCCCAGCGCAAGGCGGAGCATGACGACGTCAAACGCTACGCGCGTACGATGCTGGACGAGCATGGCGACATGGCCAGCCAGCTCAAGGCCCTGGCGGCGGCGCGCAAGTTCGCGCTGCCGGGGGCGATATCTTCCGACCAGGCGCGCGTCATGGACGCCTTGCAGGCCAAGAACGGGACGGATTTCGATCTGGCCTATGCCGACGACGTCGCCATCGCGGCCCATCAGGCAGCGGTCGCGCTTTTCGTCGACGCCGCCGAGCGTGGCAAGGATCCGGAGGTCAAGGCCTATGCCCAGCAGATGCTGCCCACGCTGAAGGCGCATTTGGACGCGGGCCTGGCGCTGCGCAAGAGCCTGGCCGCCAGCGGGAAGGCAAGCCCGGAAGAGAACTCGCCAGCCGCCCGTTCGGGCGTGCCCGGCGCGGTATCGCCCGCATCGCGCGAAGCCCCGCCCAGCTTGCTGCCGGGCGACAAGGGCGCGCCGAAGCCCTGA
- a CDS encoding glycosyl transferase encodes MQDTMQIFVGCDPNNGDLEQMMVLDYSLRKHASLPVHIQWMRLTRDSASPWYCDPAAGRGWRTETWSTPFSALRWSLPACVGYRGRALYMDADMLVLDDLAGLWTMPLHDKAVMAARHNGSHNGSHDGAPTGRPDWLYCVTLWDCARARRHLPALDDMRKDPQAHRRLKKYFSRRPELIQAVDPRYNCIDGENRAVDEIGILHYSDMSTQFSHRYAMARRQAEGGEHWYDGPVRAHPRADLAALFDRYFQEALDAGHRPDDYRAPAFGPLPKASQQDYPGNVRRVRQGWTRRLFASAGLFKRA; translated from the coding sequence ATGCAGGACACCATGCAGATCTTCGTCGGCTGCGACCCCAACAACGGCGACCTCGAACAGATGATGGTGCTGGACTACAGCCTGCGCAAGCACGCCTCCCTGCCCGTGCACATCCAATGGATGCGGCTCACGCGCGATTCCGCCAGCCCCTGGTACTGCGATCCCGCGGCCGGACGCGGCTGGCGCACGGAAACCTGGTCGACGCCGTTTTCCGCCCTGCGCTGGAGCCTGCCGGCCTGCGTGGGCTACCGGGGACGCGCGCTGTACATGGATGCCGACATGCTGGTCCTGGACGATCTGGCCGGACTCTGGACCATGCCCTTGCACGACAAGGCCGTGATGGCCGCGCGCCACAACGGCAGCCACAACGGCAGCCACGACGGCGCCCCCACGGGACGGCCGGACTGGCTGTACTGCGTGACGCTGTGGGACTGCGCACGGGCGCGCCGCCACCTGCCGGCGCTGGACGACATGCGGAAAGACCCACAGGCGCATCGCCGGCTCAAGAAGTACTTCTCGCGGCGCCCGGAATTGATCCAGGCCGTCGATCCCCGCTACAACTGCATCGACGGCGAAAACCGGGCCGTGGATGAGATCGGCATCCTGCACTACTCGGACATGAGCACACAGTTCAGCCATCGATACGCGATGGCGCGCCGCCAGGCAGAAGGCGGCGAACACTGGTACGACGGTCCGGTGCGCGCGCACCCGCGCGCCGACCTGGCCGCGCTGTTCGACCGCTATTTCCAGGAAGCCCTGGATGCCGGCCACCGGCCGGACGACTATCGCGCACCCGCCTTCGGTCCGCTGCCCAAGGCGTCGCAGCAGGATTATCCCGGCAACGTGCGGCGCGTCAGGCAGGGCTGGACCCGCCGGCTGTTCGCTTCGGCGGGGCTGTTCAAGCGGGCGTGA